A region from the Deltaproteobacteria bacterium genome encodes:
- the rpsS gene encoding 30S ribosomal protein S19 — MPRSVKKGPFVDGHLEKKVQKMNDSGSREIIKTWSRRSTITPDMIGHTFAVHNGMKFIPIFVSENMVGHKLGEFSATRTYRGHRSEKSTGSR, encoded by the coding sequence GTGCCACGTTCCGTAAAAAAAGGGCCTTTTGTGGATGGTCATCTGGAAAAGAAGGTCCAGAAGATGAATGATTCCGGAAGCCGGGAGATTATCAAGACCTGGTCCCGGCGCTCGACCATCACGCCGGACATGATCGGCCATACCTTCGCCGTACACAATGGAATGAAGTTCATTCCGATTTTTGTCTCGGAAAATATGGTCGGTCATAAGCTCGGCGAATTTTCCGCCACCCGCACCTACCGGGGACATCGGTCCGAGAAATCGACCGGATCCCGTTAG
- the rplB gene encoding 50S ribosomal protein L2 produces the protein MGIKRYKPTSPGRRFQTVSDFEEITTSKPHKPLLRPLSKKAGRNVYGRITQRRRGGGHKRRYRIIDFKRNKIGIPSKVISIEYDPNRSARIALLQFADGEKRYILAPQGLKVNDEVLAGPEADIKPGNALPLKNIPLGTLIHNIELRVGKGGQMIRSAGTYAQIMAKEGKYAQIRMPSGEVRMILQECMATVGQLGNTDHENLSIGKAGRSRWLGRRPKVRGVVMNPVDHPHGGGEGRTSGGRHPVTPWGMPTKGYKTRKNRRTDRFIVKKRKV, from the coding sequence ATGGGCATTAAACGATATAAACCGACATCACCGGGACGGCGATTTCAGACGGTTTCGGATTTTGAGGAGATTACGACCTCAAAACCCCATAAACCGCTTTTGCGTCCTTTAAGCAAGAAAGCCGGACGGAATGTTTACGGACGGATCACGCAGCGGCGGCGCGGGGGTGGACACAAGCGCCGATACCGGATCATTGATTTCAAGCGAAACAAGATCGGGATCCCTTCAAAAGTGATCTCCATTGAGTATGATCCGAACCGAAGTGCCCGGATCGCGTTGTTGCAGTTTGCGGACGGAGAAAAACGGTACATCCTGGCTCCTCAGGGCTTGAAGGTGAATGACGAAGTCCTTGCCGGCCCGGAGGCGGATATCAAACCCGGTAATGCCCTGCCTCTCAAGAATATTCCCCTCGGCACCCTGATTCATAACATTGAGCTTCGCGTCGGGAAGGGAGGGCAGATGATCCGCAGTGCCGGGACCTATGCCCAGATCATGGCCAAGGAAGGGAAATACGCGCAGATCCGGATGCCCTCCGGTGAAGTGCGAATGATTTTGCAGGAATGCATGGCCACGGTGGGACAGTTAGGCAATACCGATCATGAAAATCTTTCCATCGGCAAGGCCGGTCGTTCGCGGTGGCTGGGACGCCGTCCCAAGGTTCGCGGGGTGGTGATGAATCCTGTGGATCATCCGCATGGCGGCGGAGAAGGACGGACCTCCGGCGGCCGTCATCCGGTCACGCCCTGGGGAATGCCGACCAAGGGATACAAGACACGGAAGAACCGTCGGACGGATCGGTTTATCGTGAAAAAGCGAAAAGTATAA
- the rplW gene encoding 50S ribosomal protein L23, which translates to MRRNDYQTLIRPLVTEKNMQLHESENKVFFEVAPDANRIEIKRAVERVFKVKVEKVNVLNQNGKRVRFKMKMGKRKDWKKAIVTLKEGQKVDYLES; encoded by the coding sequence ATGAGGCGGAATGATTATCAGACCTTGATCCGGCCCCTGGTCACGGAAAAGAACATGCAACTGCATGAGAGTGAAAACAAGGTCTTTTTTGAGGTGGCGCCCGATGCGAACCGGATCGAGATCAAAAGGGCCGTGGAGCGTGTGTTCAAGGTGAAGGTGGAGAAGGTGAATGTTCTGAACCAGAACGGGAAACGCGTCCGGTTCAAAATGAAGATGGGCAAGCGGAAAGACTGGAAAAAGGCGATTGTGACCCTCAAGGAAGGGCAGAAGGTGGACTATCTGGAAAGCTGA